In Pseudomonas alcaliphila JAB1, a single window of DNA contains:
- the thiS gene encoding sulfur carrier protein ThiS, which produces MRIQLNGEPFELPDNQSVADLLVRLDLTGRRVAVELNQDIVPRSQHNSTQLAEGDQVEVVHAIGGG; this is translated from the coding sequence ATGCGTATCCAGTTGAATGGTGAACCCTTCGAACTGCCGGATAACCAGAGCGTCGCCGACCTGTTGGTTCGCCTCGACCTGACCGGGCGCCGTGTGGCGGTCGAACTCAATCAGGACATCGTTCCACGCAGCCAGCACAACAGCACCCAGCTCGCCGAGGGCGATCAGGTGGAAGTGGTGCACGCCATCGGCGGCGGTTGA
- a CDS encoding thiazole synthase encodes MSQVRSDKPFTLAGRTFQSRLLVGTGKYKDMDETRDAIAASGAEIVTVAVRRTNIGQNPGEPNLLDVISPDQYTILPNTAGCYDAVEAVRTCRLARELLDGHNLVKLEVLADQKTLFPNVIETIKAAEVLVKDGFDVMVYTSDDPIIARQLAEIGCIAVMPLAGLIGSGLGICNPYNLRIILEESKVPVLVDAGVGTASDATIAMELGCEAVLMNSAIAEAQNPVLMARAMQHAVEAGRLAYLAGRMPKKLYASASSPLTGLIN; translated from the coding sequence ATGAGCCAAGTTCGCAGCGACAAGCCCTTCACCCTGGCCGGTCGTACGTTCCAGTCGCGCCTGCTGGTCGGTACCGGCAAGTACAAGGATATGGACGAGACCCGTGACGCCATCGCCGCCTCCGGCGCCGAGATCGTCACCGTGGCGGTGCGCCGCACCAATATCGGCCAGAACCCGGGTGAGCCGAACCTGCTCGACGTGATCAGCCCGGACCAGTACACCATCCTGCCCAACACCGCCGGCTGCTATGACGCCGTCGAGGCCGTGCGCACCTGCCGCCTGGCCCGTGAGCTGCTCGATGGCCACAACCTGGTCAAGCTGGAAGTGCTGGCCGACCAGAAGACCCTGTTCCCCAACGTCATCGAAACCATCAAGGCTGCTGAAGTGCTGGTCAAGGACGGCTTCGATGTCATGGTGTACACCAGCGACGATCCGATCATCGCGCGTCAACTGGCCGAGATCGGCTGCATCGCGGTGATGCCGCTGGCCGGCCTGATCGGCTCGGGCCTGGGTATCTGCAACCCGTACAACCTGCGCATCATTCTCGAGGAATCGAAAGTGCCGGTGCTGGTCGATGCCGGTGTGGGCACTGCCTCCGACGCCACTATCGCCATGGAGCTGGGCTGCGAGGCCGTGCTGATGAACAGCGCCATTGCCGAAGCGCAGAATCCGGTGCTGATGGCGCGCGCCATGCAGCACGCCGTCGAGGCTGGCCGCCTGGCCTACCTGGCCGGCCGCATGCCGAAGAAACTTTATGCCAGCGCGTCGTCGCCGCTGACTGGCCTGATCAACTAA
- a CDS encoding DUF3392 domain-containing protein, with protein MDLLLDLIVTLSRWSRSHLGDISLAIMATLLVLFGPAINAWVQRTIGNLNFVLRTLLFVVFCAVGYGLAIVFLTPWLAKGLAHFNNYTLAPVLILIFAVIGILADRN; from the coding sequence ATGGATCTGCTACTGGACCTGATCGTCACCCTCTCGCGCTGGAGCCGCAGCCACCTCGGCGATATCTCCCTGGCCATCATGGCCACCCTGCTGGTGCTGTTCGGCCCAGCCATCAACGCCTGGGTTCAACGCACCATCGGCAACCTCAATTTCGTCCTGCGTACCCTGCTGTTCGTGGTGTTCTGCGCGGTCGGCTACGGCCTGGCGATCGTCTTCCTCACACCCTGGCTGGCCAAGGGCCTGGCGCACTTCAACAACTACACACTGGCGCCGGTGCTGATCCTGATCTTCGCGGTCATCGGCATATTGGCCGACCGTAATTAG
- a CDS encoding DUF423 domain-containing protein encodes MARLWLLLSAFTGFTGVALGAFAVHGLKHRLTPEYLAVFQTGTHYQLIHALALFGVGLLAMHAPGRLVNLAGGAFALGILLFSGSLYLLTLSGIGKLGIITPFGGVAFLVGWLCLGLSAWKLT; translated from the coding sequence ATGGCCCGTCTCTGGCTGCTGTTGTCCGCATTCACCGGCTTTACCGGTGTCGCCCTGGGCGCGTTCGCGGTCCATGGCCTGAAGCACAGGCTGACGCCCGAGTATCTGGCGGTTTTCCAGACAGGCACGCATTACCAACTGATCCACGCGCTGGCCCTGTTCGGCGTCGGCCTGCTGGCGATGCATGCACCCGGACGGCTGGTGAATCTGGCTGGCGGCGCCTTCGCGCTGGGTATCCTGCTGTTTTCCGGCAGCCTCTATCTGCTGACCCTCAGTGGTATCGGCAAGCTCGGCATCATCACGCCTTTCGGCGGCGTCGCCTTCCTCGTTGGCTGGCTGTGCCTGGGCCTGAGCGCCTGGAAGCTGACCTGA
- the rdgB gene encoding RdgB/HAM1 family non-canonical purine NTP pyrophosphatase, with protein MIDLKELVLASHNAGKLKELQAMLGDAVRVRSIGEFSSVEPEETGLSFVENAILKARNAARISGLPALADDSGLAVDFLGGAPGIYSARYADGQGDAANNAKLLAALKDVPDAERGAQFVCALALVRHADDPLPILCEGLWHGHILHEARGEQGFGYDPLFWVPETSCSSAELPAEQKNRLSHRARAMALLKQRLGLA; from the coding sequence ATGATCGACCTCAAGGAACTGGTACTGGCCAGCCATAACGCCGGCAAGCTCAAAGAGTTGCAGGCCATGCTCGGCGATGCAGTACGCGTGCGTTCCATCGGCGAGTTCTCCAGCGTCGAGCCGGAAGAGACCGGCCTGTCGTTCGTCGAGAATGCCATCCTCAAAGCACGCAACGCCGCGCGCATCTCCGGCCTACCGGCGCTGGCAGACGACTCCGGCCTGGCGGTGGATTTCCTCGGCGGCGCGCCCGGCATCTACTCGGCGCGCTATGCCGATGGCCAGGGCGACGCAGCGAACAATGCCAAGCTGCTCGCTGCCCTGAAAGACGTGCCGGACGCAGAGCGCGGCGCCCAGTTCGTCTGCGCCCTGGCCCTGGTGCGCCACGCCGACGATCCGCTACCGATCCTCTGTGAAGGCCTGTGGCACGGGCACATCCTGCACGAAGCCCGTGGCGAGCAAGGCTTCGGCTACGACCCACTGTTCTGGGTGCCGGAAACCAGCTGCTCCAGTGCCGAACTGCCTGCCGAACAGAAGAATCGCCTCAGCCACCGCGCCCGCGCCATGGCCCTGCTCAAGCAGCGCCTGGGGCTGGCATGA
- the trmB gene encoding tRNA (guanosine(46)-N7)-methyltransferase TrmB, translating to MTDTQQPELTEDGRQRRTIKSFVMRAGRMTEGQQRGLDKGWPLFGLELEDGLRDFDQVFGRSAPRTFEIGFGMGHSTLEMAAAAPEQDFIGVEVHKPGVGALLSGAMVQNLRNIRVYSCDALEVLRDCVADASLDRVLLFFPDPWHKSRHHKRRIVQPAFAELVRSKLKVGGVLHMATDWENYAEHMLEVMNAAPGYRNLAADGTYVPRPEERPVTKFERRGERLGHGVWDLKFQRQE from the coding sequence ATGACCGATACCCAACAGCCCGAACTGACCGAAGACGGTCGCCAGCGCCGTACCATCAAGAGCTTCGTGATGCGCGCCGGGCGCATGACCGAGGGCCAGCAGCGCGGCCTGGACAAGGGCTGGCCGTTGTTCGGCCTGGAACTGGAAGATGGTCTGCGCGATTTCGATCAGGTATTTGGCCGTAGTGCGCCGCGCACCTTCGAGATCGGCTTCGGTATGGGCCACTCCACCCTGGAGATGGCCGCTGCCGCGCCCGAGCAGGATTTCATTGGCGTCGAGGTACACAAACCCGGCGTCGGTGCGTTGCTGAGCGGCGCGATGGTGCAGAATCTGCGCAACATTCGCGTGTACAGCTGCGATGCGCTGGAAGTGCTGCGCGACTGCGTCGCCGATGCCAGCCTCGATCGCGTGCTGCTGTTCTTCCCCGACCCCTGGCACAAATCGCGGCACCACAAGCGCCGCATCGTCCAGCCGGCTTTCGCCGAGCTGGTGCGCAGCAAACTGAAGGTCGGTGGTGTGCTGCACATGGCTACCGATTGGGAGAACTACGCCGAGCACATGCTCGAAGTGATGAATGCAGCGCCGGGCTATCGCAACCTGGCGGCCGATGGCACCTACGTGCCGCGTCCCGAGGAGCGCCCGGTGACCAAGTTCGAACGTCGTGGTGAGCGTCTCGGTCATGGCGTGTGGGATCTGAAGTTCCAGCGTCAGGAATGA
- a CDS encoding DUF1329 domain-containing protein: protein MLRSVSLLLLTALAFQAQAKVDASQAARLGQELTPLGGERAGNASGTIPAWTGGLATPPANYQPGMHHPDPYADDKLLYRVDSQNLAQYEQQLPVGLKTLLQQNPSFYLRVFPTRRSAAAPQRIYDATRFNALNAELIAGGNGVQGAASGVPFPLPANGQEAIWNHVMRYRGDQISMATNQAAVLSNGSYNLLKLERDIYFVYGRDGVAPQDLDNTLFYYKYKVVAPAKLAGSALVVQETLDQVLAIRKAWRFNRGERRVRRLPMLAYDTLQPDTNGMATADQVDSYNGAPDRYEWQLLGKREMLVPYNSYAVHQRGIPYADILQAKHINPELLRYELHRVWVVEADLRTGFSHPYGKRRFYLDEDSWQILAVDLYDRNGNLIGLQEAHPISYYDVPMFGSTLETIYDLKGGRYFADGLDNNEKMYDFNARLSPRDFTPQALRREGN, encoded by the coding sequence GTGTTGAGATCGGTTTCCCTTCTTCTGCTGACTGCCCTGGCGTTTCAGGCCCAGGCCAAGGTCGATGCCAGCCAGGCCGCGCGCCTGGGTCAGGAACTGACGCCACTTGGCGGCGAGCGTGCCGGTAATGCCAGTGGCACCATCCCTGCCTGGACGGGCGGCCTGGCCACGCCACCGGCCAATTACCAGCCGGGCATGCATCACCCTGATCCCTATGCTGACGACAAACTGCTGTACCGGGTCGACAGCCAGAACCTGGCGCAGTACGAACAGCAGCTGCCGGTCGGCCTCAAGACCCTGCTGCAGCAGAACCCCAGTTTCTATCTGCGCGTATTCCCGACCCGGCGCAGTGCGGCCGCGCCACAACGCATCTACGACGCCACTCGCTTCAACGCCCTCAATGCCGAGCTGATTGCCGGTGGCAATGGCGTTCAGGGGGCTGCTTCCGGCGTGCCGTTCCCGCTGCCGGCGAACGGCCAGGAGGCGATCTGGAACCACGTCATGCGTTATCGCGGCGACCAGATCAGCATGGCCACCAATCAGGCCGCGGTGCTCAGCAACGGTAGTTACAACCTGCTCAAGCTCGAGCGCGACATCTACTTCGTCTACGGCCGTGACGGCGTGGCCCCGCAGGACCTGGACAACACCCTGTTCTATTACAAGTACAAGGTCGTGGCTCCAGCCAAGCTGGCCGGCTCGGCGCTGGTGGTGCAGGAAACCCTCGATCAGGTCCTGGCGATTCGCAAGGCCTGGCGTTTCAACCGCGGCGAGCGTCGTGTGCGCCGTCTACCGATGCTCGCCTACGACACCCTGCAACCCGACACCAATGGCATGGCCACCGCCGACCAGGTGGACTCCTACAATGGCGCGCCGGATCGCTACGAGTGGCAGTTGTTGGGCAAGCGCGAGATGCTGGTGCCCTACAACAGCTATGCCGTGCACCAGCGCGGCATTCCCTACGCCGATATCCTGCAGGCCAAGCACATCAACCCCGAGCTGTTGCGTTACGAGCTGCACCGCGTCTGGGTGGTCGAGGCGGATCTGCGTACCGGCTTCAGCCATCCCTATGGCAAACGCCGCTTCTATCTGGATGAAGACAGCTGGCAGATCCTCGCCGTCGACCTGTATGACCGCAACGGTAACCTGATCGGTCTGCAGGAAGCCCACCCGATCAGCTACTACGACGTGCCGATGTTCGGCTCGACCCTGGAGACCATTTACGACCTCAAGGGTGGCCGCTACTTCGCTGACGGCCTGGATAACAACGAGAAGATGTACGACTTCAACGCCCGACTGAGCCCGCGCGACTTCACCCCACAGGCGTTGCGCCGCGAAGGTAATTGA
- the hemW gene encoding radical SAM family heme chaperone HemW has protein sequence MSDSAGGSFLLPPLALYIHIPWCVRKCPYCDFNSHAAGPTLPEEEYVDALLADLDIDVQHAHGRPLSSIFFGGGTPSLFSDRALGRLLEGVERRIAFAPDIEITLEANPGTFEQAKFKGYRSLGINRLSIGVQSFQEAKLKALGRIHNGDEAIRAADMARAAGFDNFNLDLMHGLPQQSIEDALFDLRTAIAQAPTHLSWYQLTMEPNTVFWSQPPELPEDDLLWDIQEAGQALLAAEGYAQYEVSAYAQPGKQAQHNLNYWTFGDFLGIGAGAHAKLSTPAGRIQRTWKTRLPKDYLDPAKAFQAGERLLAADELPFEFLMNVLRLTEGAPAELFSQRTGLPLQQLEQARREAERLGLLQADETRLVATAKGQLFLNDLLQQFLA, from the coding sequence ATGAGCGATTCCGCTGGCGGGAGTTTCCTGCTCCCGCCCCTGGCGCTCTATATCCACATCCCGTGGTGCGTGCGCAAATGCCCTTACTGCGACTTCAACTCCCATGCTGCCGGGCCGACGCTGCCTGAAGAGGAATACGTCGACGCGCTGCTCGCCGACCTCGATATCGACGTGCAGCACGCCCATGGCCGGCCACTGAGCTCGATTTTCTTCGGTGGCGGCACGCCCAGTCTGTTCTCCGACCGCGCCCTGGGCCGTCTGCTGGAAGGCGTCGAGCGGCGCATCGCCTTTGCGCCAGACATCGAGATCACCCTGGAAGCCAACCCCGGCACCTTCGAGCAGGCCAAGTTCAAGGGCTACCGAAGCCTCGGCATCAACCGTCTGTCCATCGGCGTGCAGAGTTTCCAGGAAGCCAAGCTAAAGGCGCTGGGGCGCATCCACAATGGCGACGAAGCCATCCGTGCCGCCGATATGGCGCGTGCTGCCGGCTTCGATAACTTCAACCTCGACCTGATGCACGGCCTGCCGCAGCAGAGCATCGAAGACGCCCTGTTCGACCTGCGCACCGCCATCGCCCAGGCTCCCACGCACCTGTCCTGGTACCAGCTGACGATGGAGCCGAACACGGTGTTCTGGAGCCAGCCGCCCGAGCTGCCCGAGGACGATCTGCTGTGGGACATCCAGGAAGCCGGCCAGGCGCTGCTCGCCGCCGAGGGCTACGCGCAGTACGAGGTGTCCGCCTACGCCCAGCCCGGCAAACAGGCGCAGCACAACCTCAACTACTGGACCTTCGGAGACTTTCTCGGCATCGGCGCCGGCGCTCACGCCAAGCTGAGCACACCCGCAGGGCGCATCCAGCGCACCTGGAAAACCCGCCTGCCGAAGGACTACCTCGACCCGGCCAAGGCATTCCAGGCCGGCGAACGCCTGCTGGCAGCCGACGAGTTGCCCTTCGAATTTCTGATGAACGTGCTGCGCCTGACCGAAGGCGCGCCGGCCGAGCTGTTCAGCCAGCGCACCGGCCTGCCGTTGCAGCAACTCGAACAGGCACGCCGCGAAGCCGAACGCCTGGGCCTGCTGCAAGCCGATGAAACTCGACTGGTCGCCACGGCCAAGGGCCAGCTGTTTCTCAATGATCTGCTGCAGCAGTTCCTGGCCTAG